A stretch of Caenorhabditis elegans chromosome IV DNA encodes these proteins:
- the fbxc-10 gene encoding F-box domain-containing protein (Confirmed by transcript evidence) has translation MGSLHSVPFFSHFIGFFLSYPHYKPPLNPVSYQVLKCLLKHLDPNSRFKISMSCPSIRKLEKSITLYVKCLKLTDYYVTVNQDTYQLNVANRKKDFQFDIDPTNHPDASEIEQDPNEILIDNVRRYRAPEHEGEPTELSRFMEEIHATGLKLDQHVGKLFRLLNGENVIRLKMGGRVEVFNYDRKMHEALKYLLGKLFGGRTVKVNRFAIELDEDPDEIFVNLKEFKDIDRPELSSYHILLTARPSREDLSNERKLHEATKYLLKKLFGGRVIVKVDELSIDCRPVLRTPASLKFQIHNLQLSCMDNNQLFEAIKPILDFSTPLSSITLQFGHQINFEDLIIRSTEIMYFEGYFLLLDKDLDNLNELRHKRVHLSIKPYSRWHNVSRLIDNRIEVGREAGFYYSLEMNKKSRAREILETVMINHKERIIERPNEDPNSVPLRMKNSLGLHISYELREKYCLMHLRVQPRY, from the exons ATGGGGTCTCTGCATAGCGTGCCGTTTTTTAGTCActttattggatttttcttgTCCTACCCACATTATAAGCCACCGTTGAATCCTGTAAGCTACCAAGTATTAAAATGTCTGTTGAAGCATTTGGATCCGAATTCGAG attcaaaatttctatgtcGTGTCCTTCGAttcgaaaactagaaaaatcgattactTTGTACGTAAAGTGTCTGAAATTAACTGATTATTATGTTACGGTAAACCAGGACACCTATCAATTAAATGTTGCTAATCGAAAGaaggattttcaatttgatatcGACCCAACAAATCACCCTGATGCCAGTGAGATAGAGCAAGATCCAAATGAAATACTAATTGACAACGTGAGAAGATATCGGGCACCAGAACACGAGGGGGAACCAACAGAACTTTCAAGATTTATGGAAGAGATACATGCGACTGGTCTTAAGCTCGATCAACATGTGGGAAAACTTTTTCGCTTACTTAATGGCGAAAATGTCATTCGTCTGAAAATGGGTGGAAGGGTTGAAGTATTCAATTACGATCGGAAAATGCATGAAGCTTTGAAGTACCTACTCGGAAAGCTATTCGGAGGAAGAACTGTAAAAGTGAACCGATTCGCGATTGAAT TGGACGAAGATCCTGACGAGATTTTTGTCAACTTGAAAGAGTTTAAAGATATCGATAGACCTGAACTATCATCCTATCATATCTTGCTCACAGCCAGACCGAGCAGGGAAGACTTAAGCAATGAGAGGAAGCTTCACGAGGCAACGAAGTATTTACTCAAGAAATTATTCGGTGGAAGAGTTATCGTCAAAGTTGATGAGCTTTCTATTGATTGTCGACCTGTACTACGAACCCCGGCaagtttgaagtttcaaatccATAACTTGCAATTATCGTGTATGGATAATAATCAACTCTTTGAGGCGATTAAACCAATACTGGACTTTTCCACACCCCTGAGCTCTATTACTCTCCAGTTTGGCCatcagatcaattttgaggATCTAATTATCCGATCCACGGAAATTATGTACTTTGAAGGCTACTTTTTACTTCTAGATAAAGACCTGGACAACTTGAATGAGCTCCGTCACAAACGAGTCCATTTATCTATCAAACCTTATTCCCGATGGCACAATGTCTCACGGCTAATAGACAATCGGATTGAGGTTGGACGAGAAGCTGGTTTTTATTATTCGcttgaaatgaataaaaaaagcaGAGCAAGGGAGATTTTGGAGACAGTAATGATTAATCATAAAGAGAGGATTATTGAGAG ACCAAACGAGGATCCAAACAGCGTTCCACTTCGTATGAAAAATTCCTTGGGCCTTCATATCAGCTACGAGTTACGTGAAAAGTATTGTTTAATGCATCTCAGAGTTCAACCACGATACTGA
- the fbxc-9 gene encoding F-box domain-containing protein (Partially confirmed by transcript evidence) — MGSLHSVPFFSHFIGFFLSYPHYKPPLNPVSYQVLKCLLKHLDPNSRFKISMSCPSIRKLEKSITLYVKCLKLTDYYVTVNQDTYQLNVANRKKDFQFDIDPTNHPDASEIEQDPNEILIDNVRRYRAPEHEGEPTELSRFMEEIHATGLKLDQHVGKLFRLLNGENVIRLKMGGRVEVFNYDRKMHEALKYLLGKLFGGRTVKVNRFAIELDEDPDEIFVNLKEFKDIDRPELSSYHILLTARPSREDLSNERKLHEATKYLLKKLFGGRVIVKVDELSIDCRPVLRTPASLKFQIHNLQLSCMDNNQLFEAIKPILDFSTPLSSITLQFGHQINFEDLIIRSTEIMYFEGYFLLLDKDLDNLNELRHKRVHLSIKPYSRWHNVSRLIDNRIEVGREAGFYYSLEMNKKSRAREILETVMINHKERIIERPNEDPNSVPLRMKNSLGLHISYELREKYCLMHLRVQPRY, encoded by the exons ttattggatttttcttgTCCTACCCACATTATAAGCCACCGTTGAATCCTGTAAGCTACCAAGTATTAAAATGTCTGTTGAAGCATTTGGATCCGAATTCGAG attcaaaatttctatgtcGTGTCCTTCGAttcgaaaactagaaaaatcgattactTTGTACGTAAAGTGTCTGAAATTAACTGATTATTATGTTACGGTAAACCAGGACACCTATCAATTAAATGTTGCTAATCGAAAGaaggattttcaatttgatatcGACCCAACAAATCACCCTGATGCCAGTGAGATAGAGCAAGATCCAAATGAAATACTAATTGACAACGTGAGAAGATATCGGGCACCAGAACACGAGGGGGAACCAACAGAACTTTCAAGATTTATGGAAGAGATACATGCGACTGGTCTTAAGCTCGATCAACATGTGGGAAAACTTTTTCGCTTACTTAATGGCGAAAATGTCATTCGTCTGAAAATGGGTGGAAGGGTTGAAGTATTCAATTACGATCGGAAAATGCATGAAGCTTTGAAGTACCTACTCGGAAAGCTATTCGGAGGAAGAACTGTAAAAGTGAACCGATTCGCGATTGAAT TGGACGAAGATCCTGACGAGATTTTTGTCAACTTGAAAGAGTTTAAAGATATCGATAGACCTGAACTATCATCCTATCATATCTTGCTCACAGCCAGACCGAGCAGGGAAGACTTAAGCAATGAGAGGAAGCTTCACGAGGCAACGAAGTATTTACTCAAGAAATTATTCGGTGGAAGAGTTATCGTCAAAGTTGATGAGCTTTCTATTGATTGTCGACCTGTACTACGAACCCCGGCaagtttgaagtttcaaatccATAACTTGCAATTATCGTGTATGGATAATAATCAACTCTTTGAGGCGATTAAACCAATACTGGACTTTTCCACACCCCTGAGCTCTATTACTCTCCAGTTTGGCCatcagatcaattttgaggATCTAATTATCCGATCCACGGAAATTATGTACTTTGAAGGCTACTTTTTACTTCTAGATAAAGACCTGGACAACTTGAATGAGCTCCGTCACAAACGAGTCCATTTATCTATCAAACCTTATTCCCGATGGCACAATGTCTCACGGCTAATAGACAATCGGATTGAGGTTGGACGAGAAGCTGGTTTTTATTATTCGcttgaaatgaataaaaaaagcaGAGCAAGGGAGATTTTGGAGACAGTAATGATTAATCATAAAGAGAGGATTATTGAGAG ACCAAACGAGGATCCAAACAGCGTTCCACTTCGTATGAAAAATTCCTTGGGCCTTCATATCAGCTACGAGTTACGTGAAAAGTATTGTTTAATGCATCTCAGAGTTCAACCACGATACTGA
- the fbxc-2 gene encoding F-box C protein (Confirmed by transcript evidence): MPLSKLEIEKSKPLSYASTKSVIQYLDPNLRFRLSQQCPSHRSIEKSAPLHLDSLKLSDNSISVDGIEYELAIYRQREARPKKLKADVTENGRIDMNIVVEEDPNEILIDLRGNQERTIAEVLTELANQRRDENNEKMIQSKMKYFLVLKVGRSSEVMIYERKLHDAVKYLVERFLGGRGILKVGTLSIGSRGILRIPSSLNFKIRHLELKSEDNNKIFETIKQLLTISPLSSISLSHSYNLRDEDPVVESTGILIFQSIVFFDNDMLNNLNKLRHKRVHLSFDRFFELQNVVWLIDNWIEFGRNVGTHYSLDVVVENKGWEILEIVKRNHKERIDEKSDRENVIIHMNNTSDLHIEYELEDFQTLMHLRVELRS, translated from the exons ATGCCTCTTTCGAAattagaaatagaaaaatcgaagcCACTTTCCTATGCAAGTACTAAATCAGTTATTCAATATTTGGACCCGAATTTGAG ATTTCGCCTTTCCCAACAATGCCCATCACATCgctcaattgaaaaatctgcacCACTCCACCTAGATTCCCTGAAATTGAGCGACAATAGTATTTCAGTCGATGGGATTGAGTACGAATTAGCTATATATCGGCAGAGAGAAGCTcgtccgaaaaaattgaaagcggatgtaactgaaaatggaagaattgaTATGAATATTGTTGTGGAAGAAGATCCTAATGAGATTCTCATAGACTTGAGAGGAAATCAAGAGAGAACTATTGCTGAGGTTCTCACAGAGCTGGCTAACCAGAGAAGGGATGAAAATAACGAGAAAATGATACAAAGCAAAATGAAGTATTTTCTCGTGCTCAAAGTTGGAAGGAGCAGTGAAGTGATGATCTACGAGAGGAAGCTCCACGATGCAGTAAAGTATTTGGTTGAGAGGTTCTTAGGTGGGAGAGGTATATTAAAAGTTGGCACGCTTTCCATTGGATCTCGAGGGATACTGCGGATACCGTCAAGCTTGAACTTTAAGATTCGTCACTTGGAATTAAAAAGTGAGGATAATAATAAGATCTTTGAGACGATCAAGCAGCTTCTTACAATTTCCCCTCTAAGCTCGATTTCTCTCTCCCACAGCTATAACTTAAGGGATGAAGATCCAGTTGTTGAATCCACTGGTATTCTTATCTTCCAAAGTATTGTTTTCTTTGATAATGATATGCTCAACAATTTGAATAAGCTCCGTCACAAGCGAGTTCACTTATCGTTCGACCGTTTTTTCGAGCTGCAAAATGTCGTGTGGCTCATTGACAACTGGATTGAATTCGGAAGAAATGTTGGCACTCACTATTCACTTGACGTGGTAGTTGAAAACAAAGGATGGGAGATTTTGGAGATTGTCAAGAGAAATCACAAAGAGAGGATTGATGAGAA ATCAGATAGAGAGAATGTTATAATTCATATGAACAACACCTCGGATTTACATATCGAATACGAGTTGGAGGATTTCCAGACTTTGATGCATCTGAGAGTTGAACTACGATCCtga